Proteins encoded within one genomic window of Eurosta solidaginis isolate ZX-2024a chromosome 1, ASM4086904v1, whole genome shotgun sequence:
- the LOC137237268 gene encoding uncharacterized protein: MPLKKKSDYIPIKCEGWNGKFVYSNGSANNVSKVRRQNQNVTDTSNFYGCNTEPIILPVEWDGTFAKSGETRLQPDRNQSNDGDYYQYNTEPTILPTQWNGEFQLDPNDIRIKPERNFSDARYYAEASRFKRVS; the protein is encoded by the coding sequence ATGCCTTTAAAGAAGAAAAGTGATTATATACCTATCAAATGTGAGGGTTGGAATGGTAAATTTGTCTACAGTAACGGTTCTGCGAATAATGTTTCAAAAGTGCGACGTCAAAATCAAAATGTCACGGATACCTCAAATTTCTATGGCTGTAACACTGAACCGATCATCTTGCCTGTCGAATGGGATGGCACATTCGCCAAAAGTGGTGAGACGCGCCTACAACCCGATCGTAATCAATCCAATGATGGTGATTATTATCAGTACAACACGGAGCCGACTATTTTGCCAACACAATGGAATGGTGAATTTCAACTTGATCCCAATGATATACGCATAAAACCAGAAAGAAATTTTTCAGACGCGCGTTATTATGCGGAGGCCAGTCGTTTCAAACGTGTCAGTTGA
- the LOC137237267 gene encoding uncharacterized protein, whose product MFTSGTIQIISVLIALQAIAYVAAQNVTSKADDYVNENRRQYNATLQSFMDKIAEINKSLEDQVTALDKQKELLLKQIKETNERLEPLEHLDETSKFCVQKYKAELPYGDTVKASIESCFTNARASYASVVSELQLDYTNLLNYYNVDFQNALTSCSKSFANPSGNYTNCVLAVVSRANAYTSNYRDTFASSVQASSCTVNSRIDATVRCSSSYYNSAISSLGSVERLVTDCISGSASQAQCPTVPAGCTNVKTVVLTNADFANSTITNPFLGLSKSQGCVEIRFG is encoded by the exons ATGTTCACAAGCGGCACAATACAAATTATAAGCGTTTTAATAGCGCTACAAGCGATCGCCTACGTAGCGGCACAAAATGTGACGAGCAAGGCTGATGACTACGTTAATGAGAATCGTCGTCAATATAATGCCACACTGCAAAGCTTTATGGATAAAATTGCCGAGATAAATAAGAGTCTTGAGGATCAAGTGACAGCATTGGATAAACAGAAGGAATTATTACTCAAACAAATCAAGGAAACCAATGAAAGATTAGAACCCTTGGAGCATCTCGATGAAACATCGAAATTTTGCGTACAGAAATATAAAGCAGAGTTGCCATATGGCGATACTGTCAAAGCCAGTATTGAAAGTTGTTTCACAAATGCACGTGCATCATATGCCAGCGTTGTTAGTGAACTCCAACTTGACTATACGAATCTACTAAATTATTATAATGTGGATTTCCAAAATGCTCTCACCTCTTGCTCGAAATCTTTTGCTAATCCCTCAGGAAACTACACAAACTGCGTTCTTGCTGTG GTCTCCAGAGCCAATGCATACACAAGCAACTATCGTGATACGTTCGCCTCGTCTGTGCAAGCTTCAAGCTGTACCGTGAATTCACGCATTGATGCAACCGTACGCTGTTCATCCTCCTATTATAATTCTGCCATATCGTCGTTGGGTTCAGTTGAACGATTGGTAACTGATTGTATTAGCGGTAGTGCGTCTCAGGCACAGTGTCCCACAGTTCCTGCTGGTTGCACTAACGTTAAAACTGTGGTGCTGACGAATGCAGACTTTGCGAATAGTACTATCACAAATCCCTTCTTAGGATTATCTAAGTCCCAAGGTTGCGTAGAAATACGATTTGGTTAA